Within the Scomber scombrus chromosome 4, fScoSco1.1, whole genome shotgun sequence genome, the region TTTCAGTGGAAGAGCAGCCAGTTGCCATATTACACAATTTTCAATTTGGCGTTTACTTCAAAGTGCTGCAAAAGTATAAAAACTAGACCCAGTGTGACCATGTGTTTATAATGACTGTGAGGACTTGTGAGAGACGGCCAATAATGTTACATGTTTAATGTAGTTAACTATCAGTTATAACTATAGTTCTGGTTTTTAGCCGTCTCTTTAagttatatttcaaaatgaatcaaattctTAATTTTAACCTAGTTTGGCCCACGCACCATTTGAGTCTGTACATAATCAGCCAGCAGTGGCATCCTTGTTGCTGTGACTCGCTTAACGTGTCTCttaattgatttaaaataagctgcattttttttggaTGAGATTCATTTTACTTACTTTAATATTGTGATCTGCTGGACCAGGGCTGAGGTCAAATCAGAGCTACATGGAACAGAAATTTTTAAGCATGACAAATTTGATTTCCATTGAAAGCAACAGATTGCGAACTCACATCGAACATTAACAACTTAATTTGCTTTCTGAGTTTTGTATTAAAAATCAAGTAAAGTCGGGATGTTTAAATTTGCTTTGGGCCTGAAGTGCTTTGAGATCATATAATCGACTGCAATCTAAATGCATGTTTGCTTACCCCTCAATATGCCCACATCTGATTtgtaaatgttctttatttttaagtCGGGTTCCCATGATGGACAGTTCATAAAGCATGTCATCCACCTCTGCTAGCGTATTTCAAGCCTTTTAGCAAACTGTGAATATGGTGCAAATCCAGCATTTCTAAGCATGACTTTCTCTCTGccagaaatgatgaaatgtgttatttgttgTGGGATGAGTTTGGAGGACTGAGGTGTACAATTCCAGGTGGCTGATAAGCTTTATGAACAGTCCATTGGTGCTAACTCTGCGAATGTGAGACTTGGGCTGACATGAGATAAGATTTCCTTTCAAATATCATTGAAGGTTTTCTTTGAGCATAGCCAACCATGCTTTGATTAGGCCAACCAAACTAATCACCCCCAGGTAAACTTTTATACATATGAATAGTGTCTTCGAGAGGTTGCAGGAGGTAAATTCAGGCATTGTAGATACATGTCGATGCCTGTAGTTACTcatcattgtttttaatgtatagATTAACATATATAGATTTACAAAAGCTAGCTCAAGCAATAGCTCAAATTTTCTTTGAAAGGATTTTTTCCCAATCCAGTTGGACCCATGTCTGGTTTTGAGTGCGTGTACCTGTTACCACTCCTACTGGGTGTAAATCTTAAGGAATTCCGAAAAATTGTTTCAATTCAGATTCTTGGGTGTCAGAAACGATTCACAATCGATTCTCAATTCGAAACAGATTCTCAATTTAATGAGTAGAAAAGGAGCACAATTTTCAGTCTCTCGCTCCAGTATAGTGTGCCAAATCATTCCCTGGTGTCCTCATTCAACTGAAATTCAAGATTAAACAAAAGTGACAGTTAAGATGAATGGTCtacattctttttattttaaaaagttaactgGAGTAATCAAAGAATTttcctgcctgtatgagaataacaaagAGTGCTCCACTGCGTTATTAAcgtcatgtctccagcagtgcagAGCAGCCTATCTGCTCTGGAAAACATATCATTGTCcagttggtttaagttgtttaatgctgcagtgtgtgttagtCAGCCGGTCtcgtttgttactgctggagttcatTGCTCCGCTCTGCTAATGTAAGTGTCTGTGCGACGATGTAGTAAGTTCACAAAatacttaaagtctgtgtaaagtaagaataaatatgtgtcctgagtttgacataccacagaaaagtgtgttgttaagcaccctgccaaatttgaataattaaaaaaatcgccaaatatatgaaattaggcttcaaagttgtgtaaaaatctatctctgctcccaaacactgtgggcGTGCCTGCCGAGTTcactgaaaccccgccccctaccaagtgtcacctgtcaaagtcaccacctctacccgaaacatggacgctacgtttgaaagctttctgctgctagttcggcggctagctcggcagctaactcagctaactggctaactctagactatagtagtagtagtgtgcactaaatgtatttataccgctACAGCAGCAGTGGCGGGTTTACGCGATTTTCAGACCTGCCcattaaatcctgaacacagaaattttcaaacacagtttgtgaagcctagctacacaattcaaatctaaatggttgaaatgcttctTACACATTTTTGAGGAATACATTTACgacctttttaatttgtttagaagaaaatggctgaattcactttacacaaacTTTAACGTTCATTTCGCAAGATTGTTGCAGCTGAGTTCTGCCCTTTTCGTTGTATCGACATCACgttattaaacatttagaaaCTCGATTTCTGACATTTGTGAATCGATTCAGAATCATAATAGATAAGAATCAAGATTGtgtgaattgattttttttttttttttttttttttacctaccCCTAAGTACCTCCACATAGACTTTTGCCATGAGAGCTTGTGGCAGAAGCTCTTGAAGCATGAAAACTTCCCTGCATAAGTAGAAAGGTTGCAGCCATGTGGGTGAATACCATCATGAGCCTCTGtgtcttgtttgtgtttgacagtCTGCTTGTACGTAAATATGTAATCTTCTGTGTTACAGACAACTTCACAGATGCAGCAGTGAGTGGTAAGATCAATGGAGAGCACAAAGAGAAAGATCTGGAGCCCTGGGATGGAGGAGAGACTCACAACTCTGACAGCCTTGAGTCTCTGGATACAGATGTGGTAATAAAACCGACACAAACCCCACAGCAGACATTGATGCATCACTTTTGAATACAtagaatgatgataataatgaagaATGATGATTTGTGGGAAGTACTAACCAGAGTTTGTCATTTGATCAACAACATTGATAATTTGTTTATAGGCCTTTTGGTGAAAgggtttctctttctctcacactctctgTCTTCATATTAGTCAAATGGGTGGGACCCCAATGACATGTTCAAGTACAATGAGGAGAAGTATGGAGTCTTGTCTACATATGACAGCAGCCTGTCCACATATACGTAAGCTTCTCAGTGTACTCTGtgtacatgcatacatataaaGGAATGCAATGCATTTTAGAAGATATTTGTGTATCTGTAGTCATTAACATATGCTGCTATCACCCATCACACCATTTTAGTTGGACACCATATGACTGTAGTAAAATCTTGTAACTAGGCTTTCTCTAGTCACTTCATCACCTTGCTGCTCTTGTCTGACCTGAGCTTGTTTCCCAGGGTCCCACTGGAGCGGGACAACTCAGAAGAGTTCCTCAAGAGGGAAGCGCGTGCCGCCCAGTTGGCAGAGGAGATTGAGGCCAGCGCCACGTACAAGGCCCGCGTGGCCCTGGAGAATGATGAACGCTCCGAAGAGGAGAAATATACTGCTGTGGTGCGAGGGGAAAGGGAGACTCACACACTAAGCAGGTGAGATCAGAATAAACACACTTACGTAGTTATTGTGCTGGTTAGTATGCGTCAGTGCACATCTTGCAATATTGTAATAGAATAGATTCTTTGCAAACCCAGCGTGATTTTGATCACTGCAGTCTGTAAATATCTTTTGCGTGACTTATTGTTTGGCTCTTGATGTGTGCCCCAGTGTTAgctcctttttaaaacattgacGTATTTTCAAACGTCATGGAGTTAACCTAGcagataattataataatcagcAGTGTTATTCTTAATATCTGCAAACATTCATTGCCTATAGGTCcacatttattgaattaaatacCTCCTCGTCCATAAAACTTACTATAAATATcttcagagttgatttattgtctGGGAGTGCTGGTTTCTCCCCCGGGTACCGTTCAGGAAAGAAACTGAGAGAGACACATTGTACTTATCTGTGTTCACACTCTGTGTACATCATTTGCAGTGCCAAATATTTTACAATGGCAAAAGAAGGATTTCTGTTTGAGCATGTCATATACTATATCTCCTTACATTTTGTTGAGACTTTTGTTTATATCATACAatatattgtctttatttttgaaGGACTTTGACTATTCATCAATAAAGTGGAAGGATGAGACCACAAATACATAGATTAttatgtaccacagtccttgCAGATGGTGTGGATTTGCAGTAGAAAAGCTCAGCCTTGTGAAGAATATTCAaccattaaacaaacaaagtagTTCCAGAAGAAATTAGATAGCAGCTGTTTCCAGAACAAACATGTGCTTGATAATTAAAGAAACATGTTCATTTTGGCTCACGATAAGTTGAATGTAACAGGGTGTAGAATACATTCGGCTTTGTTATCTTGACTATTATCTTGTATATATTTAACAATGCATCTGCATGAAttgattgtttgtgtttgtgcatgtgtgcagggAGAACAAGTACATTCCCCCAGGTCAGAGGAACAGGGAGGCGATGTCATGGGGGCCCGGACGTCAAAATTCACCCCGTCTGGCTCAGAACTCAGCCGGACCCTCAACTCCTCGACCAGGACCTCACGACTACAGTCCCAGCTCTGGGGCCGACCAGAGGGTGGTCAATGGAGGTACGGATAGTCCATCTCACACAAAACTGTGGTGTTACTTTCCTACCGCCTGTATCATTTCTATTTGAAGAAAAACTTCACACATAGAGGAGCATTGGTAGGTCTTGACACTGTAGAGACTTTTGATGATGTGATGACTTTGGCTTACAAATCTTTGGgatgtttgtatgtgttgctgctgtcaaTTTATTTGATTACTGTATCCTACTTAAGTTAAAGTTGTGTCATGCCTTGCTATTCTTTCTTATGTTTATTAATCTCCCCCTTCTTTCAGTTCTTCTATGTTCTTTGTTTCCCCCCATTTTAATTGCTCATCATCTGCTGTTGGCCATCCTTGATCATTTGTCCTTCCCTTTTTTAGGTTCATCCCATTGGCCCTCACCCTGTCCGTCTCCTTCCTCCCGCCCCCCCTCTCGTTACCAGTCTGGcccctcctccctgcctcctcgGGCGACCACGCCCACCAGGCCACCCTCCAGACCCCCCTCTCGACCTTCCAGACCTCCTTCTCATTCATCCCACCCCTCCtatccctcctcctcatcttccttttCCCACCATGGGCCCACGTCGCCAGCCTCCACTCTGCCCAAACGCATGTCTTCAGAAGGTACCCACATCTGTGTGGAGTAGACCTGGGCAAAGGCATGAGTTGAAGGTGGATGGATTGATCTTAACCTCAAAATGAAATCCCCAATCATGTTGAAAGGTGTTTTTAAAGGGTCTTAAAGTTCAATAAAAGAACTACTTTCAAGAATAAATTTGCCCAGGTCTAGCGTGGAACAACAGAGTAAGGTGAAATTGCCTCTGCGGACAGATTTTGGGTCAGTTTTGCGATTACCACCCAAATGGAACGTGAGGTTTAAGTAAACTACAAAACTGATCCATCATCAGTGCATCAGGCAGTTTCACCTTGGCATGCGGGAGCACCGCGCTGTGTGCTGTGCTTTCTGTCTAGCAAGAGTTATGCTACCTAAAACACCAGTGCATCAGTCTCTCCAAATATTTACGCATAGAGCAGTCAACAAGACGATGATCTCACCAGGGAGCCCAACATTTTAGCTAATTAGAGCAGCTGTTGCTGCTAAATAGCTGAAAGcaaactttacatttaaataccATTTTAAGGCTTCCATGCTGCGTCTTCCAACTTTTCTTAAAGATACAAAGTTATTTGATGTGAAGGATGAGatgcacaacttcacctacatTTGGCAAGAACAACATGTAGAGATAATCTGATATTTCATTGACTGTATACTCAGTTTATTTTGGTGGAAATCAGTTGTTCCTCACCTCCTTCTATGGACAGCgacacatttttgttgtgtttgttttgaatttgAACAGATTGGATTTGACATGTTTGGATATCTTCATCCATATTCTATCCTCATTAGTATTAAAGCATTAGTATTAAATATCTGTCTCTTGGGCCTGTATTGACACCTAATATCATTACAGCAAGGTAAAAACATCAGCCACCGGAGGTCAGCAAGAACAAGAGTGATATATTAATCTGtgaaattatttgtatttcataTATGGATTAACTGTGTAGTCTATAACCTATAAATATCAGCAGACACATgctatttgtcatttttcttaaacagacctttttcacaacagacattttggcaAGTCAGAGCAGGAAAACTACAGGTGCAATTAAGGATATTAGGCATAGTGTATGATGGTTCACGTGTATGGCTCCCTCGGACACTCGAGTGAAACAAAGCCTTTTCAGTACTGTTATcagttccacctgtgctttttctgctatgacaagtgaaaaaaaatgtctgctgtgacaAAAGTCCATTTGCGGACAGTATTTAAAACGTTTGACTCCTACGACGTTCAAGCTCAAACATACTGGAAGTCAGCCCTTTAACCTCTGagtgtttgtttcatttaaatccaaCAAGCTGGAGTACAGAGCTAAAATAATAAAGTGTCACGGTCAAAACACTGCTGTATTTTGCAGATGTTTTAAcagtaaaatgacaaaatgttcaACTGGCGTTCAGCCAAACATCAGTTCTGCCCTCTGTTGTCTCCTGTGAGACAAACACTGCTCGTCTAACTGCACCAACTCTGCTAAACAGTGAATCCTTTAAGTACAGGTTTCCACCTCACCTTCTGTACTCTATTTCCCAATTTCTTATCTCTCACTTCACTTGGTTGTGGTTTGAAAAGTGTGGTGTGGTGTTTGATCACTTTGCAGCAACCTCTGCCCATTTCTTCACTAACATGCATGTCACCAAATAACATAATTGGTGTGATATTTGAGTCATAGCTTGAGATGTCATCACTCCAGAGGGTTGGGCTGCTAAAAGAGTTTCAAAGAGAAATGTCTACACGGCAGGATGGTAAGAGAGACGTTCATCTCGCCTCCATCGTTTGTTTATGAAGTTCTGTCTCTTCTCATTTGTAGGTCCACCAAGGATGTCTCCAAAATCCCAGCGGACGCCTCGTGCTCACAGAGTGCCACCCTGCCGGACCACTGGAGTCCCTCCAGGAGTGGACCTAATTTCCCACAATGCCCCTGGAGAGGTCCCAGTGACTCCACCAACCAGAAGCAGCTCCTCTGGAGGGACCTGGTCCTCTGTGGTCAGCGGAGGTAGAGCAGttctctcccttcttttctcttaTTATTCTTATAACTTTAGAACTTTTGGCTTTATTAAGATATCAGACATCGAAACATaactttaaataattaaatcaagCTAAACTGCCACTGGATGGCATGTTTTGAAGGGTTTTATGCTGAGACAAAGGTCACTTAAAATGATTTAGTTGAGTTGTGTTGGTTAATGATTGTTTAGCAAGTGATCACTAAAATCTCATCTCTCTTTCGTCTCCTCAGCTCACAGACCTCGCTCCCCTCGACAGAATAGCATGGGTGGTGCCTcccctgcctcctcctccctcccgtCACCCCAGACAGGAACGGCTCCTGTGGAAACTGCTGCCACCCCGACATCAGCTCCCTCTCCTACTGCTGCTAGCCCCGCCCCTAACATGGTCACCTCTCCATCAGGGGACGGTAAGTTCATAGTTAACCCACAAGGCATTTACTGGGATAAAGCCGAGCCTCATATGAAATACCTGATTTTGTTTGCTCACAAATCcttgtctgtttctgttctgtAAAGCAAAAGAGTGTCGCGTCCAGGAGACAAGACAAACATCCCCCACGGCTAACAAGGAGAACATCAAGCCCTTGGATAGCTCACCTAGTATCCCCAGACCACCCTGTAAAGGTACAGTATTTACTAGACAGCAGTATTTACCTGCAGGAGGCCTTAAACTGAGATACCTAAAATTCACCAGTTTCCCTGTGTGTTGGTGTAGTATAATTTAGGCTGTTGTGCTGtattagaaaatatatatttccacAGTTTGGATAAATGAAAAACCTTCAATCATCTCCCTTCACCTTGCAGGACAGCCTTCTATGGCACAAGACCACAGAAAACAAATAGATAAGTTAAAGCAATTTAGCGTAGATTTTAGGGTAAGtatctttttccatttttttatgaTACTGAGATGTTGCAAATCTTCTGACATTAACACCCCGCCTCCCAATGTTACCAAAGCTCCACCTGAGCTTGTATGTGCCCCCTGTAACTCACCTTTTCACCTTTTATCCTCCAGTTGCAGTCTAGTTCAAACTCAGAACCTGCCTTCGACCAGATGATGACCAAGCCTCCCAGAGATCGAGCAGACAAGCCTAAAGACCTTCCTATTGACAAAGCCTCCACAGTGGGGCGGGAGGGCAATGAAGAAGGTGTTGTAGTGAGCGCGGCTGGCACCCCTGGAGGTACCCCTGCTCCATCCACCGCCACCACAAACACCAGTAAGCCTGGCAGCCCTTCTGCACTGTCCCCATCTCCATCAGCCCCAGACCAGAAGAGGGCGGGGCTGGATGTAACATCACAGGGAGTTCAGACAACAGCCACATCCACTTTCAGTGGGCCCAAGcatgaagagaaggaggagaagaaggaggcaGTACAAGAGTGAGTAGACACATATTACATGATAAGTTtggtgatattttatatttactcATGTCAATAGATCTCATGAAAAAACATTGAATTGAGTTTACTAAGAAGTGTTTTCTGTGTATTCAGAATCTGACACAATTGAACATATGAATTAGCCTCATTGGTGTACATGTTGTAACATGTTTcttcatcaccatgaacacaACAACTTTAGTTTATTCAAAGTTGATCTCACAGGTTGCTGGAAACCCTCATAGAGTACGCGAGCAGTGTATTaatccactgctgaaaatagtccctcaaaaatacattttacttttgttacagtaacatttgaaaaaaattaccaagcttttctttaaaaactaaaagtatATTTAAGGGGGCTGTGAGTGAGATTTGTGTCTTCAGGGGGGAACACATGGGTTTGGTAACGGTAAGGAATGCAGAAAGTATTCAAAGATTGACCAACAcgttgttggttttggtcttttcatgggatttgttcaCAATAAGACTAATATAGAAAAATCCCAGACTAATCTTTTTGAATGTTAACTTCTTCACTGTTTTTCTCATCCTGCAGTCAAGTGAGAAAATCAACCTTGAACCCAAACGCCAACGAGTTCAAGCCCAGGTTCAATACGCAGGTTGGTGTGTCCCGCTGCTGGCAGAGAACCCAGTATAAATTCCtcaaattgaaaacaaaagtaaacaaaaactaatctctgtctctgtttgtcaCCTTCATCAGCCCAAACCAGCAAACACCCCTACCCCCCCTAGACCCCAGGGCCAGCCCAGCCCCTCTATCGTGGTCCAGCAGCCCCCAACTGTCTATGGACAGACAGTCTGCTTCCCCCAGATGTATCCTCTCACACCAGTCAGCCCTGGAGtgcaggtgagacacacacctgcatgctgacatgtacagtatggaggaggatgtgtgtgtgtgtgcgcgcgcttATAGAATATCACATTAAATGACATGAAAGGTTCATTGAAACTCCAGCATCTTCCACCATCTCTACTAATATGTCCTCATTTGtcatccttcttcctcatcttgTCTTTGATTCTGATGCatgccctttttttctcctccatatatttttaataagaCTTATTTCaccataaaatattttaattgtatgttttttctaTACACCTGCTGGCTTTTAATTTTGCTCATCTTAATACTggccttttttcatctgtcaTCTGCCCAACACTGTTTTAATGCAATGAATTAATGTAGTTAAATGATTTGAATGTCTAGGGTAAAATTTAGGATAACCTCAAGCATAACAAGTATATGACATCTGTATACTATATGTCAAAATGATTCATGGCTTTTAAGTAGgggtgttttaaaaaatagtttaacagaaaaatcacgattcttttttcccccctttttttaagtCTTCTACGATTATGCATTGGttcacaaatgtcaaaacagatttttctaaatgttagttaatAACGTCAACAGAACGAAAAACTCAACTGCAAGGGCAGAGCAGCACCTGGATAGTCTACAGCACCCACACGCTAGAGTTATCCAGTAGTTTATCTTCAGAAACAGCATTGCAAGcaggttttaatttaataactaaataattacctttgcaAGAATATCGTGAAGTATATTGTGAACTTTCTACACCGTCACTCAAAGACTAACGTTTGCAGAATGGAGCAGttaactccagcagtaacaaacgaGACTGGCTGactaacacacactgcagcattaaacaacttaaaccaactctgagggGAAGAAGGTGCTCAGTCGGTTTCACCTCAACAACCCTGCAGCTGCTCAGTTTTATTGTACAGAGATGTTTTTCCTCCGAGTTAACGGTGCAGTAGAGAGGCTGCTctgcactgctggagacatgataTTAATAACACAGCGGAGCACCCTTACACCTCAGTGTActcatacaggcaggagactGTAATATGCTTTgaagttaattcattaattaatgcagttcatttttaaaaataaaaaggctgcaAACCATTTATCTTAATTGCCAGTCATAtgtcatattgtatttcagAGGACGAAGGATATCCGTGATATCTGTTTTGAATAAATTCGGCCAAGAATCGGAGTCAGATCTTAAGATTCCTGAAGACCCACACCCCTACTTTTAAGTCTCAGAGcacaacattattttttgatGAAAACTATGACTTTTGCAGTAGTAAATCTATGTTTCCTGTGTTGCTTTAAGAAATACTTGGTGATCCAACATCAGACAcgtgtaaagaaaaaaataccttgGTGAACAACTAAAGAGTggttcttttttccttttctccccctcctcctctctctctcgctccatTAGAAAAGCATAATATGGAAGGTTTGTGAATTTTTCtaagattttcattttttttaatcctttttatttttttttaagcccAATCCATACTGAGATGTATGTTTGCTTGCTTGTTGAATTAATGCCATCAGATGTTGGTTTGCCAACTTCTTATTGCAATCCATTTAAAACTGTCATCACAGATGGACGTTTGTCACCACATCTTAATTTCTATGAACTGCAATAGTTTGTCAGACAAATGACTGTAAGCTAGTTGGAGTTTAAACctgtttatttttactgcagtactgtttGTAATACAAATGCATGGAAGAGGATGACACACAGTGTTTGGGTTATAGTCAGAGttgtgaaacacatttttctccaaATGATAGAAAGGCATAATGAATGCATGTGGCCCCAGGTAAGAGATAAATCCTACAATGTCACACACTCCTATCCTTACATGGTGTTAGCTGATTAAGCAGCAGTTAAAACTGAATAGTCCAACACCACATGCAGTCTGTAATTCACATTCTTATTCAATTCCTGGTTTTCATTCCTCTTAGAAATGATGCTAACGTGTCGCtgagaaaatctgaaaatataaaCTTGTTTCCTCCGTCTACCATCCtcatccccctcctcccttcagTCTCCAGCTATGTACCAGGTTCAGATGCCTCATATGACAGTCAGCCAGTCTAAACCATACAGACCAGGTAAAGGTGAGAACAACTAgtgctttgtctttttaaagcCTGCTGTCTCTCATGTCATTCTCAGTCTTTCTACTCTATGACCCCTGTATTTCTCCCCCAcctttgtctctctctatctctaacTTACTTAATAAATCTGGTGGGGAAATTACCGTATTTGACCTGatatatgatgattttttttggggtggggtCTGAGATTATTGTTATACAAGTGGATTAAGGCTGAAATTTAcacttattttcattgttgattaatcTGCCACATTTTTTCTCGATGAATTGTTTTGTCTACAAAATAGTGAAATAATGAAATTCTTACAGCCAAAAAtgatttaactgttttattttgtccaaaagctttaaatcatcacatttggcATAATTGCTTAAATAATAACTAAAATTATGATTTGATTAAAATAGTTaccaatacattttctgttcttgactaattgttgcagttttGCAGTTCTGGATCGTACTATATTTGAATACTAGATTGAATACGTTTCCTTACACACAATAGCCATGGGATGCTTTTCGCTGCCACGGAGGGAAATAATCCTTACAAACGTAAACGTGACTAGACTTCAGAATTATCTGTCAAGCAGCCGGctcaaaaagactgaaaaatgtTACCAGCCAGAGAAAATCCTTCCCACCTCTCCCTTGAGCCTGACAAGACAGAGAAGAAATGTTTGAGTAGAAAATATCTGACTGAACATACACAGTAAAACCAGACAGTCTACACACGGCAGACATCCAATACCAGAGACACTATATATGTCGTCATACCACACaagtgcaaataaaacaaaatattacagaGCTCCAACCTGCAGTTTTTATCCAAGTACATGGATTGAATATAAGAAACTGATGTTACTGAAGAATCTGCTGCGCTACATAAATGTGGGATTAATTTCATGCTTTAATGAAAGTGTTTCCATAATTCAATTTTATGAGTGGCTTCAGATTATTTTTGCATTACTAG harbors:
- the atxn2 gene encoding ataxin-2 isoform X4, whose product is MSMKAGGNRSKPGGGSTAGAAASGAGGSGGGRQNLGRGRHSGKGPAAVIFNGVYANMRMVHVLTSVVGTKCELKVKNGAVYEGVFKTYGPECDLVLDAAHRKSPEPSIGPRKEDIVESIIFKASDVVVVTFKDVDLNFARKDNFTDAAVSGKINGEHKEKDLEPWDGGETHNSDSLESLDTDVSNGWDPNDMFKYNEEKYGVLSTYDSSLSTYTVPLERDNSEEFLKREARAAQLAEEIEASATYKARVALENDERSEEEKYTAVVRGERETHTLSRENKYIPPGQRNREAMSWGPGRQNSPRLAQNSAGPSTPRPGPHDYSPSSGADQRVVNGGSSHWPSPCPSPSSRPPSRYQSGPSSLPPRATTPTRPPSRPPSRPSRPPSHSSHPSYPSSSSSFSHHGPTSPASTLPKRMSSEGPPRMSPKSQRTPRAHRVPPCRTTGVPPGVDLISHNAPGEVPVTPPTRSSSSGGTWSSVVSGAHRPRSPRQNSMGGASPASSSLPSPQTGTAPVETAATPTSAPSPTAASPAPNMVTSPSGDAKECRVQETRQTSPTANKENIKPLDSSPSIPRPPCKGQPSMAQDHRKQIDKLKQFSVDFRLQSSSNSEPAFDQMMTKPPRDRADKPKDLPIDKASTVGREGNEEGVVVSAAGTPGGTPAPSTATTNTSKPGSPSALSPSPSAPDQKRAGLDVTSQGVQTTATSTFSGPKHEEKEEKKEAVQDQVRKSTLNPNANEFKPRFNTQPKPANTPTPPRPQGQPSPSIVVQQPPTVYGQTVCFPQMYPLTPVSPGVQKSIIWKSPAMYQVQMPHMTVSQSKPYRPGKVPNMPQQRSDQHHPPGTPTMMHPATAAGPPIVAQSPAYSAQYFTCSPQQFTSQPLVQQMPHYQSQARFTSAQHVFSPVMQSSARMMAPHTHGQPGLVSSSTTQYPEQTHTMYVSQQPMPQQYPHPSATLHPHPQHPQPSATPTGQGQQGGPPQHGGPPNHPAASPVQHSQHQQAAAAAAAAQALHLANPQQQQMYSALAPTPPSMTPGPNPQSPQASFPSAQQTVYIHPQQVQHGYNPNHMAHVQQHMQSGIVQSHHPAPTHPPMMLMATQGPPGGPQPPMQQTALNHIPVSSTTHFSYLAHPQVQPHHQQQL
- the atxn2 gene encoding ataxin-2 isoform X3, with translation MSMKAGGNRSKPGGGSTAGAAASGAGGSGGGRQNLGRGRHSGKGPAAVIFNGVYANMRMVHVLTSVVGTKCELKVKNGAVYEGVFKTYGPECDLVLDAAHRKSPEPSIGPRKEDIVESIIFKASDVVVVTFKDVDLNFARKVSSDTDNFTDAAVSGKINGEHKEKDLEPWDGGETHNSDSLESLDTDVSNGWDPNDMFKYNEEKYGVLSTYDSSLSTYTVPLERDNSEEFLKREARAAQLAEEIEASATYKARVALENDERSEEEKYTAVVRGERETHTLSRENKYIPPGQRNREAMSWGPGRQNSPRLAQNSAGPSTPRPGPHDYSPSSGADQRVVNGGSSHWPSPCPSPSSRPPSRYQSGPSSLPPRATTPTRPPSRPPSRPSRPPSHSSHPSYPSSSSSFSHHGPTSPASTLPKRMSSEGPPRMSPKSQRTPRAHRVPPCRTTGVPPGVDLISHNAPGEVPVTPPTRSSSSGGTWSSVVSGAHRPRSPRQNSMGGASPASSSLPSPQTGTAPVETAATPTSAPSPTAASPAPNMVTSPSGDAKECRVQETRQTSPTANKENIKPLDSSPSIPRPPCKGQPSMAQDHRKQIDKLKQFSVDFRLQSSSNSEPAFDQMMTKPPRDRADKPKDLPIDKASTVGREGNEEGVVVSAAGTPGGTPAPSTATTNTSKPGSPSALSPSPSAPDQKRAGLDVTSQGVQTTATSTFSGPKHEEKEEKKEAVQDQVRKSTLNPNANEFKPRFNTQPKPANTPTPPRPQGQPSPSIVVQQPPTVYGQTVCFPQMYPLTPVSPGVQKSIIWKSPAMYQVQMPHMTVSQSKPYRPGKVPNMPQQRSDQHHPPGTPTMMHPATAAGPPIVAQSPAYSAQYFTCSPQQFTSQPLVQQMPHYQSQAQHVFSPVMQSSARMMAPHTHGQPGLVSSSTTQYPEQTHTMYVSQQPMPQQYPHPSATLHPHPQHPQPSATPTGQGQQGGPPQHGGPPNHPAASPVQHSQHQQAAAAAAAAQALHLANPQQQQMYSALAPTPPSMTPGPNPQSPQASFPSAQQTVYIHPQQVQHGYNPNHMAHVQQHMQSGIVQSHHPAPTHPPMMLMATQGPPGGPQPPMQQTALNHIPVSSTTHFSYLAHPQVQPHHQQQL